ACCTAATTCCATGGGATCATTGGTGACTCATTTATCATAAGAATTAAATACAGAAATTTAAAGGCTCCGAGCAAACAGCAGGGGCGGGACTAATGCAACAGTAATAGCTGGAGTTGATGGGACAAGAGGCAACCAATCATAAAATTACTTTTCCCTTGTAACAAAGGGTTCACACTTTTAACATAAATTATACATTCATTATGGTGTTTAAAAACAGTCAAGCCTAAATAAATTCTTCATACCATCgagaaaagacacacacactgaAAACCTGCTTAAGCACAGAACTTCTTGTCTGACAGTTCTGGGCCGGGGCCACGCACATTTTACAGGGAGCTTTTGCTTCTCAAGCTTAGTGAAAGTCTGGCAATCATTTTGTATAAAAATAGGACTTAAATTTAAAACCTCACCAAACTAGGAATCTGATGTAGAAAATCGGTCACACTGGAGTGGCTAAAGCTCACAGTTCGCACTTCAGCCCGCGTCCCAGTGACCTGCGAGGCCCCGCCCCGCGTGTCCGAAGCCTTGGGGGGCCCAAGTCCCTGAAGCGCTAGCGGGTTCCCCGGGGGGCGCTGCGCTGCTGCTCCAGGAACCCTGGCTGAGAACCCCTGGAGGGACGTAGCACCGTCTCCGCCTCTGCTCGGCGCAGACCGTGTCCACACTCTCAGCAGCCGTGGTTACCCTGCGGGTGGCGCTCAAACGTGACGCCACCACCCGCTGCTTTCCGGTCAGGTCGCGGGGAGTGCTGCTCTGCCAGCATGCGACGCGGTTTACACCCATAGCCACGGACGACTTGTTTGAGCGTCAGGCACTcagtccgactctctgcaactctgTGGACGGTGGCccgccaaggctcctctgtccgtgggggttctccaaggcaagaatactggaatgggttgccatttccttctccagatcttcccgacccaaggattgaacccaggtctcctgcattgcaactgggtaccatctgagtcaccagggaagcccccaatataCTTGAAGTGTATATTTAATGCTGGAAGTTCACCCTAGGGGACAGACAGAAGGATGTGAAAGGAAAAGGCACCATAATTAAGCCGTCCTTGGAAatgatgaggtttttttttttccttttttctcaaaCACCTTCACTTCAGTGTAACTTCAAGCCCAAGCATTCTGGGAGGTAAACAGTCTGGTAGCTACGACGGATGAGAGGCAGGATGCGCCTCAGGACGACTGGAGGAGCACTGGGGTCTGGCcactccatggactctacagcAGAGCCTTGGACACAAGAGCCCCGGGCAGCTGGAGGACACATGACTCCTCAGGTTCCCGCAGAAGGCGCCATGCCCGTCACGGAAGGGCACCCCTGAGAGCCTCTCTGAACCCGGCTGGGCAGAGCCACGCCGGAGTCTGGCTCAAGGCGGCGGCCCCGAGAAGCAGTGCCCAGGCCTCCAGGCCACAGGGGTCCCTCTTGCCTAGCCCAGCGCCTGACACCACAAAAGACAAGACATGTGGCCAGTCTCAGAGAAAGAGGGGCTTGCCACTGGGGTGAGAACCCTGGAAGGAGCTGACCCAAAACCCAGAACTCTCAACTCTCAGTGAACTTCATTTAAAATGAGTTCTTCCAAGTAAAACACACGGCCAAGTTCTAAGCACAGCAAGAAGCACCTCCAGGGGAGGAGGCCCCGCATCCCCCCCAGACACCGCGGTGAGCTCCCTCAAAGTGCCACCGCCAACCGTCGTGGGGAAGCTCAGTTCGGCCAAACCATTCACCACCAAATTCCTCCAGGCCAGTCCCTAGGGATGCCCGACCCGCCCTTTCCCGGCCTCTTCTCCTGCGCGGCCGGCGCCCTCCACCTAAAGTGCCACCTGCCCGCCACCACCGAGGGCAGCCGCGCGGAGCTCAGGTCACAGGGGTGAGCTGGCGGCCGGCAGGGAAGAGCTCCCCTCCGCCCATCTCACAGTCCTGTACCACTGggaagcaacaaaaaaaaaaagtaaatttcccGATCTCATCATCATGTGTCCACACTCAACACTTAAAGGCAAATCCTCATCTTAAAGTACTACGTTTAGGGATTCAGTTAAAATATACATGGGTTTTGTCTTCCCCTTGATCCGACTGTTGCTATTGCTTCTTCAGAGGACCGTAAAAAGAATTGATACCCTAAAAAAAGAACtcgatttgtttaaaaaaaagagcaacaatgcggggtaggggtgggggtggggggggcggaaAAGCGTTTCCTCTCCCCCTCCTGCCCACCCCGTTTCGTTTTGgctcacaaatttttttttttccctcttcgcTGTCGGTGTGCTCTCGCGGCGACTATCCTCCATCTGTCCATCCGTCCATCCCGGGCGCTCCGGGCGGCGGGCTTCAGGAGGCGTCCCTGGATATCCACCCGCTCTCGGTGAGGAAGTTCAGGATCCTCTTCTTCAGGACTTTGTCCAGGTAGCTGGGCAGGCGGCTCTTGGAGGGGATGCCCTGGCGCTTCTGCAAGTGGTCCTTGATGATGATGGTCTTCACGGTCACGTAGCGCGCGGGGCTCAGGTTGAGCGAGCTGCACAGCACCTTCTCGCGGTCCGACAAGAGCTCGAAGCCCGGCAGGTGCTCGATGGCCGCGAACTCGCCGTCTCGGCCCTCCTCCTTGCCCCGCTTGGCACCccccgccgccgcggccgccgccgcagccgcctTGTTCTCCTTGCGCTTCTCGCGCTTGTGCCGGGCCGCCTCGTACTCGGCCGACTCCTCCATCTTGGTGATGCCGTTGCGCCGGTAGCGCTGCAGCTCGCGGATCTTGGCGCGCAGCATCTTCTCCTTGTGCATGTTCTCGAACAGGTCGTCGAACTCCTTGCACGACATGAACTGGTAGAGCGGCCGCAGCTTCAGCCgcagctccttctcctccttgctGACCTTGCGCCGCGCCGCCCGCTCCTTCTCCTTCTTGTCCTTGCCCAGGAAGGCGGGCACCAGGTTGTAGTCGCGCGCGATGTTCTTGCGCCGCTGCCGCTCGCGGAGCTTGCGCACGTACATGTCCACGTGCGCGCGCTTCAGCTCGATCTCCACGTCGTCGTCGTCGTAGTTGACCGAGAGCCCGCTGATGAGCGTCTCGGCGTCCTGGTCGTACTCGATCTCGTAGTCGTCCCGCAGCGGCATGtagcccagctgctgctgctcggCCACCGAGATGTCTAGGGGAGGCAAGGGGGTGGTGAGGCTGGGAGAGAGGGGGCCCCCACTGGGGCAGGTGTGGTCGGTCACCCGGTTGGGGATGGTGTCGGGGATGCAGGCCTTGCCCAGGTTTCCGTGGATGTACATGCTTACGTAATGCTCCATCACTTCCTGGGGGGTCCGGGAAGCGCCGACGTgagctgccatgtcctcctgcaGAGACGAGAAGCGATCAGAGCGTCAGGCGCAGGCTGGGCGCGGGGCTCCCTAGGCAGCTCCACCCCGCGGCCCGCAGGCACCGTGATGTCTGTCCCCCACAGCCACTCTGGCTGGGCTGATCCCCTGGATGGAGGGAGAACCTTTGGGGAATCCACCCCCGGAGAAAGTCAGGAACTCAGAAAGGCGCCGATCCGCTCAGAGGGCAGAGCTGAAACCCACATCCCAGACCCCACCTCTTCTCCTGGTTCTCTTAAGAGGACAAGCAGAGGCCACCCGGGCTGGGGCCGCCCTGCCTCCCAGCAGCCTGGCTGCGAGCCTAACAGGCCTGGGTGGACAGCCAGAGCCCAGGGGGCCCCTGCTGGCCCTAGTGACCTCTCCACTCTGAACTAGGAGAACAGATGCGGCCCGGGGCCTTCCGAccagggagggaggctggctCACTGCACCGCCTGCGTCCCAACGCAAAGCACCAGGCTCCGTCTCTGATGCCCCGGCCCTGGGCCGGTGTGTCCCTTCCCCGGCTGGCGGTCAGGTGACCCGGGAATCGGGCCACCGCTTCTGCGGGCCCCTGGGGTCCAGCAAGCAGCGGGAGACCGACCCGGGCTGCAGACAGGGGTCACGCCTCCAGAAGGGACCCGCCCTGTGCGCACAGGATTATTAATGGGAGGAAATTGTACAAGTCCCTCAATCTTTTCCTTCTGCCAAGAGGCCTCTTCCTTAAAGGGAACCGCTAAAGCCACTTGAGAAAGCAGCCGCCTGCAGTGTGCACTCGCTCCCAGCAGCCACTCCGCGCCCCGCCGGCCTCACTCCCCTGGCTCTGCCCAGAGACGCTCAGCGCCCCGCCACGGTCGGGATGGTCCCTGCACCCCCACAGGCAGAACGGGAGCCCAAGAAACCAGCCGGTCCCCTGGGGGGCTGACCCTGCCGACCAACCAGGCACAGAGGGGAGGAAGGTGTCAGGAAGCCCCTCAGAGTGACCAGACTGGCGTCCACCCTGCCAGCCTCTCCCCACGGGGCGCCGCTCAGGTGGCAGAAAAGGCCACACCGGGACCCATCCTGCCAGGCCGCCTCTGTGCACAGTGAGGGGAAGCGGGGATCAGAGCCGAGAGCAGGCCGTCTGCTGGAGAATCTACACGGTTCTTCCTTCAAAAACCTCTCTCAGCACCAAGTCTGCAGTTATCCTTTCCCAGGAAACGTTTTGTCcgaaaaagcaaaagcaagtcACAGCCATCACTAccgtcaccagctcccagatGGTGAGCCCGCGGTCCTCACAGTAAAGGAACCAGGGGGCTCTGGGGGTCAGTAACGCTGTGCCGCAGCTCAGCCCACCCCAGCTGGTTCCAAGGAGCCTCCGGGACACACGTCCTTCCAGTAGGAAAGGCTGTGCTCCCCAGGGAGCCGGGGGCGGGGCACCACCGGCCTGCGCTGCACTGCCCGCGCTGGCTGGCAGCCGGGGTCGTGGGAGCCACGTCTGACCGTCGCCAGGGCCCCCCCAGCGCGGCGCGGCTCAGCACGGGGGCCCCAGGCCTCGTCCAGTGTGGCCCTGCAGGAGAGCTCTGCCCTCCGAGAGGCCGCTGCCCCCTGGCGCCCCGGCAGCCTGCCCCCAGCGCCCCCCGGGTACTCGGCGAGGGGGAGACTCAGCCCGAGGGCGCGGCGGGAGGTTGAGCAGCGATCGGCGTCTGAGCAAACCGAGGCGTCCCCGTGACCTGTCCGGGGGCCTCTCTGTCAGCTCCCACCGTGCGGACGGAGCAGGCAGGGGCTGTGTGGCCGTTCTCCGGCAAGGCTGCCGGGCCCTGTGAGGCCCCGCACGCGAGGGGCCAGGAGGCGCGGCCCGCCTGCGCTGTCAGACACTCCCTAAGGGCCCGGGACCGCAGCCCGGTGCCCAGGGCACGGAGCAGGGTGGCTGGGGGTGCTGGGAGGGAGGCCCTCCGCTGTCTGCCTTCTGAGGACTTGACGCTTTCCGCTGGACGCAGGTACTGCCCGTTCTGAAAACGAAGGGCAGTCCCGAGCATGAGAGAAGCAGGAGGGGGCACCTGGGCCGCTGGGGACCGCTGGGGGGCCAGGACGCGGGGCCGACCCCCACCACAGGCGCCCCGCATGCCCGCGCCAGCACTACAGCGTGCCCCGGAGACAGGAGGAAGTGTGCGCCCGGGGCAGCTGCCTCACGGCGGTCTGTGCGGGAGTTGATTTCTGTGCCGACACTGAACTTCCTGCCCCAGGAGATGCAAAACGCTCACGTTCTGAGACGGAACGGGGAAGGGAGGTGGAGGTTCTGTGCACtagtttttcacttttatcagtaAAACTAAAAGGGACCTCTTTAAAGTTAAATTCTGCCTCAATTCTCTGTTTAAACAGGTATAAGATTTTCATCAAAAATTACttaagttgctcagccgtgtccgactctgtgaccccatggactgcagcacgccaggcttccctgtccatcaccaactcctggagcttgctcaaactcatgtccattgagtcagtgatgccatccaaccatctcatcctctatcatccccttctcctcctgccttcaatctttcccagcatcagggtctttcccagtgagtcagctcttcgcatcaggtggccaaagtattggagtttcagcttcaacatcagtccttccaaggaatagtcaggactgatgtcctttaggattgacttgttggatctccttgcatcaaatatatatatacacacacacacacacacatatacgtatacatatacatataaaacacagCGTCCTTAAAAGAGAGGACCTCTGTTCCGGGAggcagcccccgccccccaggcagCACACAGGGCGGTTGGTTCCTCGGGGCTCACAGGCAGGTTGCCCACCGCTCAGCGTCTTGCTCCATGAACGTCCGCACTCCTGGGGCCTCCGCCTGTGGAGGCGGACGGCCTGGGATAAGAAGCCGGGCAGTCTCCAGACACACAGGCTGGGTTTCCCCAGCCCTGTCAGGCAAGGGGCCGGATGGCCATGGGCCCTGTGCCGCCACCTCGGTGAGCCAGCTCCTCTTCCATTAACACGGGTTTCTGGCTCCAGAGGGACCTGGGCGGTGGCTGTTCATGGAGCCACATCAGTGGGGCTGGTGCCCTGCACCCAGGTCCCCAGGACCCCGCATCGCCGACCACCTTAGCCACTGCCTAGGGGGAGGCTGCTACTCAGGGAGGCGCTGGGCAGTGACTGCTGAGAATCGACCCCGGGGACTGCCAAGTCAGCTCGGTGCCAGTGAGAAAGGCCTGGGAAAGCCCCAGAGCCTGACTTCACAGGCTCTGAGACTGCGGGCCGTGACGGAAGGGGACGGCCCGGCTCTGACCCTCCGAGTCCAGGGAGCACACACAGGTTCCGGGAAGCGGTGACGGACACAGCCCGACGAAGACGGTCCACGCCGGCCACTGGCCCGGCATCCCACTCGTCTGGTCTCACGCGTCTCTGGTCCCCACGTGTCAGCAGGTCACACCAGGGGGGACGGTCCCGTCCACGCCTCACAGCGGCCCGTGACGGCAGGGGGGACATGGGCAGTGGGGAGGTCCTGTCCCTCGCGTGTTCAAGGTCCAAGTTTTTTTGCTTCATCCAGATGGGTGGATGGACAAACAGACGGGACTGCTGGGCGGGCAATGAGCAGCTGAAGTTTCGGGGAAAGAGACTTGAAGGGAAAGTTCAAGTACAAGTGAAATGAACAAGGCACACAGCTGTAGCTGAAGGGGGCCCCTCCCACCGCAGCTCGCGGTAACACCCGGGAAGCAGCCCAAAGTCTGCAGGCTTGTTTTCCTATACacgaacttaaaaaaaaaagactcccatCTTTAGAACAAGGTGAGGAGAGTTCGGTATGCTGATTCCTGGAgtcatttgaaaaagaaagaaaacgcaTCTCTGAGACCCTGCACCGGCCGTGAGATCACCGAAGGGAAAAGATGTAGGACAGTCCCACGGCAGGCTGGCCAGCTCCCGGGGGTGGCCTCCTCCCGGGGGTGGCCTCGGGGGCTCTCCCCTCCGGCCAAGGCCGCCCCCGCCCTGTGACCCGGCCTCTGCCCACAAATGCCAGCTGCCCTCTCTGCCCAGAGCCTGGGGCCGGGCCTCGGGCCCTGCTCCAGGCCCCACCCCTTCACTGCTGAGTGACCTGGACGCGTCACTAACTTCTCTGCGCCTCCTGGTCGGGATTACGGGGGTGCTACTGCCTGCCACCACCACAGGACAGTCGGGGATTAAATGAGGTGATCCTGGTGCTGGGCACGGCTTGGCCCATGGATGCTGGCTTTGTTATTCCTGCTTCCACGGCCTGTGTTCACCAaggtcccctcctccaggaaggcttccgTGGTGCCCAGAGTGAGGCTCACGTCCTGGCTCCTCACTCACTGCCATGAGACGTGTGTCATCTCGGCTCCTGCTGATCATCTGTAATTGCTCCTCTTAAGGGTTTTGTCAGGATAAAACACACCATCGTGAACAGCCACAGTCAATGTGTACGGACATTTACGGGTTTCACCTCATCTCATCCTCCGAGCAGCGTCCCCCGCCTCCCAGATCGCGAGGACCACCTTGGGCACGGCCACCCCTGGGACAGAGGCCAGCTCTCGCCCACCCGCAGGCAGAGCCGTGCCAGCAACCCCTTTCCGGACGGACCAGCTCACAGGCGTGCAGCCTCGGTGCCCTCTCTGACCCCCCGGACGTGTGGGGGACACCGCGGGACCCACTTCTTGCCGGTGCagagcatccagtcccatctctgcGCGAACCAGCGCCTTTACCAGGATGACTCGTTCATGTCACAGAGCACCCTTCCCGTGCGGGTCGTCGGCGGGGCTGCTCTGGAGTACCCCGAAGGGAGCACGTCCCTTCCTGACCAGACTTGTGTCTGCCTGGGGGGTGGAGGCCGGGAGGCTGGCTTCGTTCCGAGGCTccagggccaggcctgggaggGGCGAGCATGCTACATCCCCCCAGGGAGACATGGCTCCCGCTTCCTCGTTCTTTAAAGGAAGAAGCCTCAAGAGGACAGAAGCAACCAGAGGGCCCACCATGTGGGCAGCTGGGGTAGAGACCCAGGGGGGCAGCCAGGATGCTGCAGGGCCtggggggatggggtgaggggggGCAGAAAGAGCCGCCTGCCGGGCCAGGAGAGCGCGGGGTCCAAGGCCGAGGAGCGGGCGGTGGGCCCGCAGGACCGGGTGAGGTCAGAGCCGTGGGCCCAGGAGGGCGCTCCAGGCTGGCTGCCCCCGAGGACCCAACCTGGGCTCTGGACTCGGACCCGGGCCTGCAGACCTGCCGGCCGCCCGCGTGCTCCGGTGTGCATGCACCTCCCCGCAGCTGGGACTCTGGCCCAGCACACCCTCACGGGGCCCTGGATGCGGCCGCTTCCCTCTCCAGCCCAGCCGGTCACCTTTTACAGTGAAGAGAATGCCCACCGGCCTCTCGAGCGCTGGGAAGACGCCCTGGGCCGGCCGCCTGCATCTCCagaccctccccctgccctccagcCCAACCCGCCCCGCTCCATGCTGGCCGGTCAGGGCCAGCTGCCACGATAACTGGTCTCCCGTGCATCCTTCCAGGCCAGCGGCCCCTCCAAGTGCCCTGTGTCCCTGGGCCACCGCTTCCGTCTGAcgggtctctttttttttaaagctagaaaGCTCCATAAGCCTCCGCTCTGTCCCAGGGTCCCCGTCCTCTTCCCTGAACTCAAGATTCACCCGCTCAGACCTGTGACCGCCCCTCACGGGGACTAAAGCCTCTCAGGTCAAATCAGGCTACACTTGTGAGACAGCTTTATGAAGCCACGGGCCCCTCTGCAAAAACCGCATGGCGGGTCCTCCAGGAACACACAGGATTACCTCAccatccagcaattccacctccTGGTGTTTACCCTAACTAACAAGGACTCCAGCGCTATCTGGACACCTGTGTTCACCACAGAAGCACCCCCGAGAGCCAGGGCCCATCCAGACGAGCAGATAAACCAAGTGTGGTCCGTCCACACCGCGGACTGTTACTCAGCCTCAAGCACGAAGGAGGTTCTGACACCCGCTACAATACTGGCCAAGCCGGGACGTTATCCTAAGAAACAAGGCAAAGAGCTCAGACAGTGTGTGAACCCACTTAGGTGAGGTCCCTAGACAGGTAAACCCACAGCGACACCAAGGAGAACAGCAGCTAAGAGGGGCTGCGGGAGGCGGAGACGGGGTTAGTGTTTAACGAGGACTGACTTTCTGTTCGTGAAGACAAGAGAGTTCCGGCCAGTGGTGACGCCCCCCAGCAGCACTAATGCGCTCCATGCCCCTGAACTGGACACTCACAAGTGGTTAAGATGGGGAACTTTACATCATGtatcagttcggtcactcagtcacggtcgactccttgcgaccccgtggacggcagcacgccaggcctccctgtccatcaactgcCGGGGCTTGCTCAGACTCggttccattgagtcggtgatgccatccaaccatctcatcctctgtcgtccccttttcctcccgccttcaatctttcccagcatcagcgtcttttccaatgagttagtccttcacatcaggtggccaaagtattggagattcagcatcagtccttccaatgaatattcaagcctgatttcctttaggattgactggtttgatctccttgcagtccactgTATGTCTAATGTATACATAAAGTGTATACTACGTATACATAAAGTATGTGTATACATGGATACATGTATCTAATATATACATAAAGTATACACTGGATACATGTACCcatgtaaatatgtattttacgtatgcattatgtatatataatatatactttaccacaataaaaatatatacatttttcaaatagTAAAAGTTTTACAAGTTGCATGCCTTACTCTAGCTACACTGGTGCTTCTTAAAGTAAAGGGTCCCCGggacagcagcagcatcacctgggaacctgtTGGAACTGCGGACTCTCACGCCGCCCCCTGACCTCCTGACTTCAGAAgggtggggtggcgggggaggACAGGACTGTGCTTAAGGAGCCTCCCAGGGTTTTCTCAATCACTCTGAGAGTTTGAAAACCACTTGCTCAGGGACTGGCTTTCCCTGGTGCTCCGGTGGACTCCATGCTCCCTCAGCAGGGCTGCAGGTTCAACCCCGAGCCAGGGGACTAGGGCCCACAGAACCAGCCCCCCAAACAACAAAGGCCCCGCTCTGCATAACTCTCTGACCTCTAGCTGGCTTCTCCACCCAAGCTCTTCCCTGCCCCTCCTTGATGGCGATTAAGACCCCCGCTCTCAGGAAGCTGACAGGATGAACTGACCCATTTCCCACCAACGCACAGAAGGCCTCCGCCCTGCCGAGGAGAAGTGCGCTGAGGACTCACTGCATCAGAGCCCCGGACTCTCTGTAACCGCTGCATCCAGACCTCACCCGCGGACGCTCTGCGTGTAGCGTGGGGTCCAGCACAACATGGGTCCTGAGTGAGTGCCAGACGATGAAGGCACACAGCGCGTCCGCGTCACCCAGCCTGCCGGGCCCCACTGTCATCCACGCAGGGAGAGCCCTTGTTCATGACGTTCCGCCTGCCTCCGGTAATCAGCCTGAACGTACGTTCACAGCACAAGGCCTCGCAGAGTCCACAGACCACTCCACGTCCTTTTTCAACTTGAAATCAAGCTTCGGGGCCAGCGTGaaccccacctgcccctggagTCCTCCTGACCACCAGAGGTGGGGGGGGGCCCCGGCCTCCCTAAAACCGGTCGATGCTCCAGCAACCAACCAACGAATGCGCGGCGCCGTGGGAAAGTGCAGCCTGGTGTTCACATCCGTGCTTGCGTCCCCCAGGGTCCGTGTCCTCCAACCTCGAACCTGCACAGCGCCCAGCACGCAACCAGCGGCCCGGGACGAGGCAGCTCAGAACCCACGGTGCTGGGACGTGGTGGGCCCAGTGAAGTCTGAGCTCTTGCCTGGCCTCCCGTCACAGGTGTCAGCCCCTCACCCCCCGTCCTCTCTGCTGCTCGTCCCAAACCCTCCTGGCCTTGCGGCCAGCACCCCTCAGCCAGGCCTGGACCCTGGGACACGCTGTGAGCAAACGGTCCAGACTTCAGCAGGGCCTGTCCCCACGGAGTCCCCACAACCCCGCGCCCACGTGTACCACCAGAGAAATCACAACGGTCTCGCCTGCCTCTGCATCACTGTCCCCACACGCACACCCGCCCGTGGGACCAGGTCCCTGTCCCTCAGCCCCGGCCCCCTTATTCACCCCCCACCCAGTCGGGTCAAGAACCAGCTCCAGCCAGGAGCACGCAGCAGGAGGTTAAGCCCCGGCTCTGGCCTCACCACGTGGAAGCCGGGGCCTGGAACAGGGCCTTGCATTCTCGGGATCGCTGCTCTTCAACCAAGAACCAGCCCACAGCCTGCTGAAAGGAGCAGGCAGACACGCGTGCAAAGCGCCTCACCCAGAGCCCGCACCTGCTGACGGCGGCCTGCTCACACCTGGAAACAGCCCGCATCTCAGCACTGCAGAGGAGCCTCTGAGGAAGCAGAGCGAAGCTCAGGGCAAAGGCGCCCCAGAGAGCAGAGGGAGAGATGGGAGAGCCACGCCCCGGCCTGCCCGTGGACCTCCGACCCCAGACCCCAAGGCCTGCTAAGCAGGGAGAAGCCCCCGGCTTTGTCTcttggagcagctgagcctgctGCCAGCCCAGAGTCGGAACCTGCCTTTCAGCACGCTTTCCAGATGGTTTGAGCGCAACTTAAAGTAGTCCTGCTCTCAGAGCACCCTCCCGGCCTCCCTCGGCATCTACAGTACATCTTTTAGCCCCAGGCTCACTTTTCAAGTATTTTCCGCAGAGCTGCAGGGGAGGCAGTGCTGACGGGGCGGCTCGGAGCACAGACTCGGACACCAAACGATTCGGCCCGAAGCCTGTGGCACAGACCTGTGCTAGGAGGCTCTCACAAGGAACCACGCGAGCTCAGCACAGGGCCCGGCACCCAGCGAGCCTCTCGGTCCATGCCAGCTATTTTTAGCGGCAACTGCAGAGATAAGAGCTGCAAAAATGAAGCGGGGAAGGGAAGTCTCTCTGAAGCACTGATATGGGAGCAGAAAGACCAG
The DNA window shown above is from Cervus elaphus chromosome 6, mCerEla1.1, whole genome shotgun sequence and carries:
- the TADA2B gene encoding transcriptional adapter 2-beta, with protein sequence MAELGKKYCVYCLAEVSPLRFRCTECQDIELCPECFSAGAEIGHHRRYHGYQLVDGGRFTLWGPEAEGGWTSREEQLLLDAIEQFGFGNWEDMAAHVGASRTPQEVMEHYVSMYIHGNLGKACIPDTIPNRVTDHTCPSGGPLSPSLTTPLPPLDISVAEQQQLGYMPLRDDYEIEYDQDAETLISGLSVNYDDDDVEIELKRAHVDMYVRKLRERQRRKNIARDYNLVPAFLGKDKKEKERAARRKVSKEEKELRLKLRPLYQFMSCKEFDDLFENMHKEKMLRAKIRELQRYRRNGITKMEESAEYEAARHKREKRKENKAAAAAAAAAGGAKRGKEEGRDGEFAAIEHLPGFELLSDREKVLCSSLNLSPARYVTVKTIIIKDHLQKRQGIPSKSRLPSYLDKVLKKRILNFLTESGWISRDAS